In the Bacillus shivajii genome, one interval contains:
- a CDS encoding threonine/serine exporter family protein, with amino-acid sequence MAKADEVMDVCLLAGEIMLKYGAETYRVEETLERMARAASFKNVHCFATTTGIFMSFEEVKGKGDLMQMVRIDDRMQDLNKVTEVNQVSREFVAGQITVEQAHNKLVDVEKAPLQYPLWLIHFSAGVAGSGFSYLFGGGWFDLIPAFFAALISSLVVVEFERYFRVRFAAEFAAAFSGGTAAIVLVYFGFGYNLDQIIIGSLMPLVPGVPLTNAVRDLMSGDLLAGVSRGAEALLTSLSIASGIALTISLFL; translated from the coding sequence ATGGCCAAAGCTGATGAAGTAATGGACGTTTGCTTACTAGCAGGAGAAATCATGTTAAAGTATGGCGCAGAAACTTACCGGGTAGAGGAGACGCTCGAGCGAATGGCTAGAGCGGCCTCTTTTAAAAATGTTCATTGTTTTGCGACGACAACAGGGATCTTTATGTCTTTTGAAGAGGTGAAAGGCAAAGGAGACCTTATGCAAATGGTTCGTATTGATGACAGAATGCAAGATTTAAATAAAGTAACAGAAGTAAACCAAGTATCAAGGGAATTCGTTGCAGGTCAAATTACTGTTGAACAAGCACATAATAAGTTAGTAGACGTTGAAAAAGCCCCTTTGCAATATCCTCTTTGGCTTATACATTTTAGTGCTGGTGTAGCTGGAAGTGGGTTTTCTTACTTATTTGGAGGTGGCTGGTTTGACCTCATTCCTGCTTTTTTTGCCGCACTTATTTCAAGTTTAGTTGTTGTAGAGTTTGAGCGGTATTTCAGAGTACGCTTTGCAGCAGAGTTTGCAGCTGCTTTTAGCGGAGGCACGGCAGCAATTGTCCTTGTGTACTTTGGATTTGGATATAACCTTGACCAAATTATTATTGGCTCACTTATGCCACTCGTCCCGGGGGTGCCACTGACGAACGCTGTGCGCGACTTGATGTCAGGAGATTTACTTGCTGGTGTAAGTCGGGGAGCCGAGGCGCTTTTGACTTCATTATCAATTGCAA
- a CDS encoding protein kinase domain-containing protein, translating to MKELSSKKQGCKLHVNQHITGKWHNKTYRVIRELGYGATGTVYLVDSEHGPLALKIASEAMSISSEVNVLRHFSKVQGPSLGPSFFDVDDYVFQNQVYPFYTMEYIKGQPFLPYIKTKGPEWIGVLVIQLLNDLHRLHEIGWIFGDLKPENLLVSESPTRVRWLDVGGMTRSGRSIKEFTEFFDRGYWGLGSRKAEPSYDLFSVSMLLINCAYPSRFEKKGMEGASFLMEKAKKRVELHPYLPIIQKGLEGKYSDSQSMKRDLLHIVNTSSSNKRGYKQQVVKKQRYQPIKEKKEPKVVVKEKRMWVGIFESMLVASFLLILYILYLFGQNV from the coding sequence ATGAAGGAATTGAGTTCGAAGAAACAGGGATGTAAATTACACGTTAATCAGCACATCACTGGAAAGTGGCATAATAAGACGTACCGTGTGATTAGAGAATTAGGATATGGAGCAACAGGAACAGTTTACTTGGTCGACTCTGAGCACGGACCCTTAGCTTTAAAGATTGCAAGTGAAGCGATGTCCATTTCTTCAGAAGTGAATGTCCTCCGCCACTTTTCTAAGGTTCAAGGGCCCTCTCTTGGACCTTCTTTTTTTGATGTGGATGATTATGTATTTCAAAATCAAGTATACCCTTTTTATACAATGGAATATATAAAGGGGCAACCATTTTTACCATATATAAAAACAAAAGGGCCTGAATGGATTGGAGTACTTGTTATACAGCTACTTAATGATTTGCATCGACTACATGAAATTGGATGGATCTTTGGTGATTTGAAACCGGAAAACCTGCTTGTTTCAGAGAGTCCGACACGTGTTAGGTGGCTCGATGTTGGTGGAATGACAAGGTCAGGGCGAAGCATTAAAGAGTTTACAGAGTTTTTTGATCGAGGGTATTGGGGGCTCGGTAGCAGGAAAGCAGAACCTAGCTACGACTTGTTCTCTGTTTCAATGCTTCTCATTAATTGTGCATACCCGTCTCGCTTTGAGAAAAAAGGGATGGAAGGGGCCTCTTTTTTAATGGAGAAAGCCAAAAAAAGAGTAGAACTACACCCTTATCTTCCAATTATTCAAAAAGGGTTGGAAGGTAAATATAGCGATTCTCAATCGATGAAAAGAGATCTGCTGCATATCGTCAATACATCCTCATCGAATAAAAGAGGATATAAACAGCAAGTAGTAAAAAAACAACGATATCAACCGATAAAGGAAAAAAAAGAACCGAAAGTAGTTGTAAAAGAAAAGCGGATGTGGGTAGGTATTTTTGAATCGATGCTCGTTGCCTCTTTTCTTCTGATTCTATATATTCTATACTTATTTGGACAAAACGTGTGA
- a CDS encoding vWA domain-containing protein: MHKGTLRQILLLTDGCSNSGEDPVAIAALAKEQGMTVNVIGVVERNEMSERGVTEIENIAEAGGGISQVVYAQQLSQTVQMVTRKAMTQTIQGVVTKELQQLLGEEKEIEDLEPDKRGELMEVVDDLGETVNLEVFILVDTSASMKNKLPMVQEALIDLSVSLRSRSGDNEFTLYSFPGKRKDVEKLINWTPHFDSLSNAFKKLSTSGITPTGPALQEATRLMLKRMKKRGSDDEGIEFEETGM; this comes from the coding sequence ATGCACAAAGGGACGTTACGCCAAATTCTTTTACTGACAGATGGATGCTCAAATAGCGGGGAAGATCCTGTTGCAATTGCAGCGTTAGCAAAAGAACAAGGGATGACCGTTAATGTCATTGGTGTTGTTGAACGTAACGAGATGAGTGAACGAGGAGTAACAGAAATAGAAAACATTGCAGAGGCCGGAGGTGGTATTAGTCAAGTAGTATACGCTCAACAACTATCACAAACTGTTCAAATGGTTACTAGAAAAGCAATGACACAAACGATTCAAGGTGTTGTGACAAAGGAATTACAACAACTACTCGGAGAAGAAAAAGAAATAGAGGATTTAGAGCCTGACAAAAGAGGAGAATTGATGGAAGTCGTTGATGACTTAGGGGAAACGGTTAATTTAGAGGTATTTATATTAGTTGATACAAGTGCGAGTATGAAAAATAAATTACCGATGGTCCAAGAGGCATTGATTGATTTATCGGTTAGTTTACGATCACGGTCTGGGGATAATGAATTTACACTTTATTCCTTCCCAGGGAAACGCAAAGATGTTGAGAAACTTATTAATTGGACACCTCATTTTGATTCCTTATCAAATGCTTTTAAAAAGCTTTCAACTTCAGGGATTACTCCAACAGGCCCTGCATTGCAAGAAGCGACACGGCTTATGTTGAAAAGGATGAAGAAACGAGGGTCAGACGATGAAGGAATTGAGTTCGAAGAAACAGGGATGTAA